One Paenibacillus crassostreae DNA segment encodes these proteins:
- the hisS gene encoding histidine--tRNA ligase, with amino-acid sequence MAFQKPTGTQDLLPGAVEKWQYVEQKARDLCQRFNYREIRTPLFEQTDLFVRGVGDTTDIVEKEMYTFNDKGDRSMTLRPEGTAGVVRAYVENKLYGEPDVSKLYYIGPMFRYERPQAGRYRQFHQFGIEAFGATDPAIDAEVISLGYQFCKELGIQGVKVEVNSVGTPETRTAYRETLLVYLNPMKDKLCKDCQSRIDRNPMRVLDCKVDQDKFHDAPSILDSLDEECSTHFAKVKQHLDAMEVDYVVNARLVRGLDYYTHTAFEFKAEGIGAIDTIGGGGRYNGLVSGIGGPDQPGIGVGLGLERIVLILEKQQVELNVLKPLDVYFVSLGEEADKEITKQLFKLRQMGFSAERDYLGRKMKAQMKSSDRLKARFTAILGDDELERGEIALKSMETGEQLTVKLDEMHLKLG; translated from the coding sequence ATGGCTTTTCAAAAACCGACAGGAACACAAGATTTATTGCCAGGTGCGGTAGAAAAGTGGCAATATGTCGAACAGAAAGCGCGAGATTTGTGCCAACGCTTTAATTATCGTGAGATTCGCACGCCGCTTTTTGAACAGACAGACTTATTTGTACGTGGTGTTGGGGATACAACAGATATCGTAGAGAAGGAAATGTATACATTCAACGATAAAGGTGACCGTAGTATGACATTGCGTCCTGAAGGAACTGCAGGCGTAGTCAGAGCGTATGTGGAGAATAAGTTGTATGGTGAACCCGATGTAAGCAAGTTGTATTATATCGGACCTATGTTTCGTTATGAACGACCACAAGCAGGACGATATCGTCAATTTCATCAGTTCGGGATTGAAGCTTTCGGGGCAACGGATCCAGCAATTGATGCAGAAGTTATCTCTCTAGGTTATCAATTCTGCAAAGAATTAGGAATTCAGGGTGTGAAGGTAGAAGTTAACTCTGTAGGTACACCTGAGACTCGTACAGCTTATCGTGAAACACTTCTAGTCTACTTAAATCCGATGAAAGACAAGTTATGTAAAGACTGTCAATCACGGATTGATCGTAATCCAATGCGTGTTCTCGATTGTAAGGTGGATCAAGATAAATTTCATGATGCTCCTTCGATACTAGATAGTTTAGATGAGGAATGCAGTACGCATTTTGCGAAGGTGAAACAGCATTTAGATGCCATGGAAGTGGATTATGTCGTTAATGCTCGACTCGTTCGTGGACTGGATTATTATACACATACCGCTTTTGAATTCAAGGCTGAGGGTATTGGTGCTATTGATACTATTGGCGGTGGAGGACGTTATAACGGACTTGTTAGTGGTATAGGTGGTCCTGATCAACCAGGAATTGGTGTTGGACTTGGTCTAGAACGAATTGTGCTGATCCTTGAGAAGCAACAGGTAGAACTTAATGTTCTAAAACCATTAGATGTGTATTTTGTTAGTTTAGGTGAAGAAGCCGATAAGGAAATTACTAAACAGTTATTCAAACTTCGCCAAATGGGATTCTCGGCGGAACGAGATTACTTGGGTCGGAAGATGAAAGCACAAATGAAATCATCGGATCGATTAAAAGCTCGCTTTACAGCTATTCTTGGTGATGATGAGCTCGAGCGCGGTGAAATAGCACTAAAATCAATGGAGACTGGTGAGCAGCTTACAGTGAAATTGGATGAAATGCATCTAAAACTAGGTTGA
- a CDS encoding CD3324 family protein: MANYKNGRDVLPPELLKELQQHIQGELIYIPKKNNQRIGWGELSGTRKMITHRNQEIYHLYTEGRSVEDLQQVYHLSEDSIRKVIVKMRIELNKAPVER; encoded by the coding sequence ATCGCAAATTACAAAAATGGCAGGGATGTACTCCCACCTGAATTATTGAAGGAACTTCAACAACATATTCAAGGGGAATTAATCTATATTCCGAAGAAGAACAACCAGCGCATAGGCTGGGGAGAACTTAGCGGTACGAGGAAGATGATAACTCACAGGAATCAAGAGATTTATCATTTATATACAGAAGGTCGGTCGGTAGAAGATCTTCAGCAAGTATATCATTTGTCCGAAGATAGTATACGTAAGGTGATTGTCAAAATGCGAATTGAGCTAAATAAAGCTCCTGTGGAGCGTTAG
- a CDS encoding tRNA threonylcarbamoyladenosine dehydratase — protein MLHQFSRTELAIGTEGLEVMKNSTVAVLGIGGVGSIAVEALARSGVGRIILIDKDVVDITNINRQIHALLTTVGQQKTELMVERVKLINPECEAIALNMFYTDETYEELFKYDLDYIIDASDTIVYKIHIIKECLKRKIPMISSMGAANKMDPTRFQVADISKTTVDPIARIIRTTLRKDGIKKGVKVVFSTETPMKPLEDITQKIVPENAPERRKAKQPPASNSFVPPVVGLIMSSVAMRDLLANKGINT, from the coding sequence ATGTTGCATCAATTCTCACGTACTGAACTCGCGATTGGAACTGAAGGACTTGAAGTGATGAAGAATAGCACGGTAGCTGTTCTAGGCATCGGAGGCGTTGGATCCATTGCAGTGGAAGCCTTAGCTCGTTCGGGTGTTGGACGGATTATTCTGATAGATAAAGATGTTGTAGACATTACGAATATTAACCGCCAAATCCATGCACTACTCACGACCGTTGGTCAGCAGAAGACGGAATTGATGGTTGAACGGGTAAAATTGATAAATCCGGAATGTGAAGCGATCGCACTCAATATGTTTTATACGGATGAAACATATGAAGAATTATTCAAATATGACTTGGATTATATTATAGATGCGTCTGACACTATCGTTTATAAAATTCATATTATAAAAGAATGCCTCAAGCGAAAGATTCCGATGATCTCAAGTATGGGTGCTGCGAATAAGATGGATCCAACACGATTTCAAGTAGCAGATATATCGAAGACAACGGTGGATCCTATTGCAAGAATAATTCGCACCACATTACGCAAGGATGGTATTAAGAAAGGTGTGAAGGTTGTTTTCTCCACGGAGACACCCATGAAGCCACTTGAAGACATTACTCAGAAAATTGTGCCGGAGAATGCTCCTGAAAGACGTAAAGCTAAACAACCTCCAGCAAGTAATTCTTTTGTACCTCCAGTTGTAGGACTAATTATGTCTAGTGTAGCGATGCGTGATCTTCTTGCGAATAAAGGAATAAATACTTGA
- the aspS gene encoding aspartate--tRNA ligase: MSRTHQCGKLTSENIGDTVTLNGWVQTRRDLGGVMFIDFRDRSGIVQIVFNPAYSGNALAIADKVRSEYVLSVTGKVVERDAETVNDNLPTGKIEVHITEIDVLNGSKTPPFFIEDGVEVDESLRLKYRYLDLRRPEMQKTLMLRSKAAKIFRDFLDEEGFIDVETPILTKSSPEGARDYLVPSRVHAGEFFALPQSPQIYKQLLMVGGIERYYQIARCFRDEDLRSDRQPEFTQVDIETSFIDRDTLLNMMEQLMVRLFKETIGVEIPLPFQRISHAEAMSKYGSDKPDLRFGLELVELSDIVANSGAKVFASVIEKGGQVKCLNAKGCGTWSRKDIDELGTFAGRYGAKGLAWVQVKEGEFKGPIVKFLSEEEIEAIKVRTGAEEGDLLLFSADNTKIVADVLGALRLKIGRQLGLIDDKEFKFVWVLDFPLLSYDEDQKRYIAEHHPFTRPKDEDLHLFDTDPLKMRAEAYDIVLNGYEVGGGSMRIFKRDIQEKMFNALALSPEEANDKFGYLMDAFEYGTPPHGGIAFGFDRLVMLLTGRTNLRETIAFPKTASATDLLMDAPSPVENVQLEQLHIKLAKKPGDDKK; the protein is encoded by the coding sequence ATGAGTAGAACACATCAATGTGGTAAATTAACGTCAGAGAACATTGGAGACACTGTCACACTGAATGGTTGGGTACAGACTCGCCGCGACCTTGGAGGCGTTATGTTCATTGATTTCCGTGATCGTAGCGGGATCGTACAGATCGTATTTAACCCTGCTTACTCCGGTAATGCACTAGCTATTGCTGATAAAGTACGTAGCGAATATGTATTATCTGTTACAGGTAAGGTTGTAGAACGTGATGCAGAGACTGTGAACGATAACCTTCCAACAGGGAAAATTGAAGTTCATATTACTGAAATAGATGTCCTAAATGGATCAAAGACACCTCCATTCTTCATTGAAGATGGCGTTGAAGTAGATGAATCTTTACGTCTGAAGTATCGCTACTTGGATCTACGTAGACCTGAAATGCAAAAAACACTTATGTTGCGTTCGAAGGCTGCCAAAATATTCCGTGACTTCTTAGATGAAGAAGGTTTCATCGATGTGGAAACACCTATTTTGACTAAGAGTTCACCAGAAGGTGCACGAGACTACTTAGTACCAAGTCGTGTACATGCAGGAGAGTTCTTCGCATTACCACAATCTCCACAAATCTATAAGCAGTTACTGATGGTGGGTGGTATTGAACGGTATTATCAAATCGCTCGTTGTTTCCGTGATGAAGATCTTCGTTCAGATCGTCAACCAGAATTTACACAAGTCGACATTGAAACTTCATTCATAGATCGGGATACACTTCTAAATATGATGGAACAATTGATGGTACGACTTTTCAAAGAAACCATTGGTGTAGAAATACCTTTACCTTTCCAACGCATCAGTCATGCTGAGGCTATGAGTAAGTATGGGTCTGATAAGCCTGATTTACGTTTTGGTTTAGAACTTGTGGAATTAAGTGATATCGTAGCTAATAGTGGTGCCAAGGTGTTTGCTTCGGTTATTGAAAAAGGTGGACAAGTGAAGTGTCTTAATGCTAAAGGATGCGGAACTTGGAGCCGTAAAGATATTGATGAGCTAGGAACATTCGCTGGACGTTATGGCGCTAAGGGCTTGGCTTGGGTTCAAGTCAAAGAAGGCGAATTCAAAGGGCCTATCGTGAAGTTCTTATCAGAAGAAGAAATTGAAGCTATAAAAGTACGTACTGGGGCGGAAGAGGGAGACCTCTTGTTATTCTCAGCTGACAATACAAAGATTGTTGCAGATGTGCTTGGTGCATTACGTCTGAAAATTGGTCGTCAATTAGGACTGATTGATGATAAGGAATTCAAATTTGTATGGGTATTAGATTTCCCTCTCTTGAGCTATGATGAAGATCAAAAACGTTATATTGCAGAACATCATCCGTTCACTCGTCCGAAGGATGAAGATTTACATTTATTCGACACTGATCCTCTTAAGATGCGTGCAGAAGCCTACGATATTGTCTTAAATGGCTATGAAGTTGGTGGGGGATCCATGCGGATATTTAAACGTGACATCCAGGAAAAAATGTTTAACGCACTCGCTCTTTCACCGGAAGAGGCTAATGATAAATTTGGATACCTTATGGATGCATTTGAATATGGAACTCCTCCACATGGCGGAATTGCCTTTGGATTCGATCGACTTGTAATGCTTCTAACGGGACGTACTAATCTTCGTGAGACGATTGCATTTCCAAAAACAGCAAGTGCAACAGATCTATTAATGGATGCTCCATCTCCTGTAGAAAATGTACAGTTAGAACAACTTCATATTAAGCTCGCAAAAAAACCGGGTGATGACAAGAAATAG
- a CDS encoding replication-associated recombination protein A, translated as MDLFTFQQDSVMDSRLLADRMRPVNLDEYIGQEHIIGPGKLLRRAIEADQVSSILLYGPPGSGKTTLAHIISHHTKAAFVRLNAVEATVKDVREVIEQAQSSKTLYGSKTILFLDEVHRFNSSRQDALLPAVEKGTIIFIGATTENPFHYVNGALMSRSTLFQLNSLTKEHSLIALKRALVDAEKGIGFMKLNVDEDALEHIAAMANGDIRRGLNALELAVLTTTPEDDGIIHVTIEVAEESIRRPIVKADESTQYDVISAFHKSIRGSSDAAIFWFLYGVEKLGMDPMVFIRRLIAACSEDIGLANPQAMVQAVSALDAFRNNGWAEGKLNISQAILFAVESPKSNAVVLAISKAMNAIEDIRSAEVPLHLRDTHYKGAVKLGHAGYKYPHDFPNHYVKQDYLPKEISRRVFYQATEQGNESKIKLNQERRRDQ; from the coding sequence ATGGATTTATTCACATTTCAACAAGATTCGGTTATGGATTCACGGCTGTTGGCTGATCGGATGCGTCCGGTGAATCTGGATGAATATATAGGACAAGAACATATTATTGGGCCTGGTAAATTATTACGACGTGCGATTGAAGCGGATCAAGTTTCTTCTATTCTTTTATATGGTCCTCCTGGGTCGGGTAAAACAACGTTAGCTCATATTATTTCCCACCATACAAAGGCTGCTTTTGTGCGACTAAATGCCGTAGAGGCTACAGTTAAAGATGTTCGTGAAGTTATTGAGCAAGCTCAAAGTAGTAAGACTTTATATGGTAGTAAAACGATTCTATTCTTAGACGAAGTTCATCGCTTTAATAGTTCTCGTCAAGATGCATTGTTACCTGCAGTTGAGAAGGGGACTATTATATTTATTGGGGCTACAACAGAGAACCCCTTTCATTACGTTAATGGGGCCTTAATGAGCCGGTCGACGCTTTTTCAGTTGAATTCGTTAACCAAGGAGCATTCTTTGATCGCTTTGAAAAGAGCATTAGTAGATGCTGAGAAGGGTATTGGCTTCATGAAACTGAACGTTGATGAAGATGCATTGGAGCATATTGCCGCGATGGCTAATGGAGATATTAGAAGAGGCCTCAATGCGTTGGAACTTGCAGTGCTAACAACAACCCCAGAAGACGATGGGATAATTCATGTTACGATTGAAGTGGCCGAAGAGTCGATACGCCGACCTATCGTTAAAGCAGACGAATCTACACAATATGATGTCATATCGGCATTTCATAAGAGTATTCGTGGTTCCAGTGATGCCGCAATATTCTGGTTTCTTTATGGAGTTGAGAAGCTTGGTATGGATCCGATGGTTTTCATACGAAGACTGATCGCGGCATGCAGTGAAGATATTGGGCTTGCTAATCCACAAGCGATGGTTCAAGCAGTGAGCGCGCTTGATGCTTTTCGGAATAATGGATGGGCTGAGGGGAAATTGAATATTTCGCAAGCGATATTATTTGCAGTAGAAAGCCCTAAATCCAATGCGGTAGTCTTGGCCATTTCTAAAGCTATGAATGCTATAGAAGATATTAGATCAGCGGAGGTACCACTGCATTTGCGAGACACTCATTATAAAGGCGCTGTTAAATTAGGACACGCAGGGTATAAGTATCCGCATGATTTCCCAAATCATTATGTTAAGCAGGATTATTTACCTAAGGAAATCTCACGCCGCGTATTCTATCAAGCGACAGAACAAGGGAATGAATCGAAGATCAAACTTAATCAAGAACGTAGGCGTGATCAGTAA
- a CDS encoding NCS2 family permease: MKASFWHRSLGLTSDDNWKREWIAGMVSYFSVVYIVMVNATILHDAGMPLKAAMVGTILTSITGCLLMAFGGKSPIIVVPGMGINAFFTYTLVHSLKLSWQEALAVVTVTGILFAIVAFTSLYRTISDAIPANLQHGITVGIGLFLTFIGLQKSGIVIAHQTTFVAIGHFTDPSVIVSCVTLLLGMVLFVRGVQGGLLITMLTGTGLAYLLGAGSTTTRAKSGGTFQEYGDVFATLSWGNIASLVFWIAVFLLLLIVVFENIGLVASQTTIIGRPQNFKGALRALALTNIFAGIFGSSPVVAAAESTAGIAAGGRTGLASLVSAILFGATFFFIPLLTWIPDSAIAPILIIIGGLMVQNVKEMNFSDLTETFPAFLIMVMIPFTYSIVDGMAFGFIAYPIVKLAQNKGREVSPVLYGIAVLFIANFVINALM, from the coding sequence ATGAAAGCGAGCTTTTGGCATAGGAGTTTGGGCCTTACCTCAGATGATAATTGGAAGAGAGAATGGATTGCCGGCATGGTATCCTACTTCTCCGTAGTATATATTGTGATGGTGAATGCAACGATACTTCATGATGCAGGGATGCCTTTGAAGGCTGCTATGGTTGGTACTATATTGACATCCATAACGGGCTGTCTACTGATGGCTTTTGGTGGGAAGTCACCTATCATTGTCGTTCCTGGCATGGGAATTAATGCATTTTTCACCTATACTTTGGTTCATTCGTTGAAGCTTTCGTGGCAGGAGGCACTGGCAGTAGTAACGGTTACAGGTATATTATTTGCGATCGTCGCATTTACATCATTATATCGAACCATTAGTGATGCGATCCCAGCAAATCTTCAACATGGGATAACGGTTGGGATTGGTTTATTTTTGACATTTATAGGACTGCAGAAGAGTGGAATAGTCATTGCTCACCAGACGACATTTGTGGCTATTGGTCACTTCACTGATCCTTCTGTTATCGTCTCTTGTGTGACACTTCTGCTTGGGATGGTTCTTTTTGTAAGGGGAGTTCAAGGTGGGTTGTTGATCACCATGCTCACTGGAACGGGACTTGCCTATCTCCTTGGAGCAGGATCAACGACTACGCGAGCGAAGTCAGGCGGTACATTTCAAGAATATGGTGATGTTTTTGCAACGTTATCCTGGGGTAATATTGCAAGCTTAGTATTCTGGATTGCGGTTTTTCTTTTGCTTCTAATTGTTGTATTTGAGAATATCGGACTTGTTGCTTCTCAGACTACAATTATCGGTCGACCACAGAACTTTAAGGGTGCTCTTCGTGCCTTAGCATTAACCAATATATTTGCTGGTATATTTGGATCAAGTCCGGTGGTGGCAGCGGCTGAATCTACTGCTGGAATTGCAGCAGGTGGGCGAACAGGATTAGCCTCTCTCGTGTCTGCTATTTTGTTTGGTGCTACCTTTTTCTTTATCCCACTATTAACATGGATCCCAGATAGCGCGATTGCACCTATTCTTATTATTATTGGTGGACTGATGGTACAGAATGTAAAAGAAATGAATTTTTCTGATCTTACTGAGACTTTTCCTGCTTTCTTGATCATGGTAATGATCCCGTTTACTTATAGTATTGTTGATGGAATGGCTTTTGGTTTCATTGCCTATCCCATTGTTAAGCTTGCGCAGAATAAAGGTAGAGAAGTATCACCCGTATTATACGGGATTGCTGTGCTATTTATAGCGAATTTTGTTATAAATGCACTTATGTAA
- a CDS encoding HelD family protein, producing the protein MGEDFQSAYQEEEKRLNEAISEIDRQLERLQGIDVYTGHDFTEQILEASREEKRIALAKSLQEPYFGRLDFQGKQDQERKPLYIGKIGVDREVVAEQPLVIDWRAPVASLFYSFTGGEESTTYEAPEGLIEGLVFLKRNVVIRKQILERVADTYNRESEQPAVSDEFLVYRLGENKDNRLRDIVSTIQAEQDQIIRAAKNTALIIQGVAGSGKTTVALHRLAFLLYQYKEQVTAEKMIIFAPNHMFLDYISDVLPELGVGDIQQSTFADWAMDILDLNFPLADASETLHYWFEREGGTSELNDDVPGRFKGSLILMKMISSLIESLEHTSVPEGDFTPWEGKVLSRDKILYWYHEEYKPYPLAKRKERVMARIHRWVEMELKKSPSEKIYKEHKKKATQREKSYAVKWPKYEPLTLYKQIFRTLKLPTGCSEELHKGIPDKVLKSTQQDLKKDIIREEDLSPLLYIHYLLNDITTEQRFDHIVIDEAQDFSPFQIAVLDFFVRGHSFTILGDLSQGIHAYRGVHHWEEMSSLFQPDDTAYFALTRSYRSTMEIIEFANGILEKGVQSDLMAVPVFRSGDPVRLISYNQDMGVRTDNLQDALHRLSAKEYRTIAILTRTLQEARELHEQLVNNVADLHLIDGSKQVYQGGFSVLPVYLSKGLEFDAVIVADADTDHYGHNSWDAKLMYVGCTRALHELWILHGKDVPSYLRNTEEDIAIQGWPE; encoded by the coding sequence TTGGGAGAAGATTTTCAAAGTGCCTATCAAGAGGAAGAGAAAAGGCTGAATGAAGCGATATCAGAAATAGATCGTCAACTAGAAAGACTACAGGGTATCGATGTCTACACAGGGCATGATTTCACAGAGCAAATTCTTGAGGCGTCTAGGGAAGAGAAACGTATTGCACTAGCTAAAAGCTTGCAGGAGCCCTATTTTGGCAGATTGGACTTCCAAGGTAAACAAGATCAAGAAAGAAAACCTTTGTACATTGGAAAAATAGGTGTGGATCGAGAAGTTGTAGCAGAGCAACCACTTGTTATTGATTGGCGAGCGCCTGTTGCTAGCCTATTCTATTCGTTCACTGGTGGTGAAGAATCTACTACCTACGAGGCGCCTGAAGGTTTAATCGAGGGACTTGTGTTTCTGAAACGAAATGTAGTTATTCGTAAACAGATTCTTGAGAGAGTTGCTGATACATATAATCGCGAGAGTGAGCAACCTGCTGTGTCGGATGAATTCCTTGTCTATCGTCTTGGAGAGAACAAAGATAATCGTCTGCGTGATATCGTATCAACGATACAAGCTGAACAGGATCAGATCATTCGTGCAGCGAAGAACACAGCATTGATTATTCAAGGGGTTGCTGGAAGCGGGAAAACAACAGTTGCACTTCATAGGCTTGCTTTTCTACTGTATCAGTATAAAGAGCAGGTTACGGCTGAAAAAATGATCATTTTTGCTCCTAACCATATGTTTTTAGATTATATATCGGATGTTCTGCCTGAATTAGGTGTGGGAGATATACAACAGAGTACGTTTGCCGATTGGGCTATGGATATTCTTGATTTGAATTTCCCTTTAGCTGATGCATCAGAAACGCTTCATTATTGGTTCGAGCGTGAAGGTGGAACTAGTGAATTGAATGATGATGTACCTGGAAGATTTAAAGGGTCATTAATACTCATGAAGATGATCTCAAGCTTGATTGAGTCTTTAGAACATACTTCCGTTCCAGAAGGGGATTTTACACCGTGGGAAGGTAAAGTATTGTCACGTGATAAGATTCTATACTGGTACCATGAAGAATATAAACCTTACCCACTTGCTAAGCGGAAAGAGCGTGTAATGGCAAGAATACATCGCTGGGTTGAAATGGAACTCAAGAAATCTCCATCTGAGAAAATCTATAAAGAACATAAGAAAAAAGCAACACAACGTGAGAAAAGCTATGCTGTAAAGTGGCCTAAATATGAGCCGTTGACATTATATAAACAAATATTTCGTACACTAAAGCTTCCGACCGGATGTTCAGAAGAATTGCATAAAGGGATTCCTGATAAGGTATTGAAGTCCACCCAGCAAGATCTGAAGAAAGATATTATTCGTGAAGAGGATCTATCTCCACTCTTATATATTCATTATCTTCTAAATGATATTACGACTGAGCAGCGATTTGATCATATCGTCATAGATGAGGCGCAGGACTTTTCTCCATTTCAAATCGCGGTATTAGATTTTTTTGTAAGAGGACATTCGTTTACAATATTAGGCGATTTATCGCAAGGAATTCATGCTTATCGAGGAGTTCATCACTGGGAAGAGATGAGTTCGTTATTCCAACCAGATGATACTGCCTATTTTGCATTAACACGAAGCTACCGCTCTACGATGGAGATCATAGAATTTGCGAATGGGATTCTTGAAAAAGGTGTCCAGAGTGACCTTATGGCTGTTCCAGTGTTCCGTAGTGGAGATCCAGTACGGTTGATTTCTTATAATCAAGATATGGGAGTAAGAACAGATAACCTACAAGATGCTCTGCATAGATTGTCTGCGAAGGAGTATCGGACAATAGCGATATTGACAAGAACCCTTCAAGAAGCTAGAGAACTACATGAACAACTTGTTAATAATGTTGCAGATCTCCATTTGATCGATGGAAGTAAACAAGTGTATCAAGGTGGGTTCTCTGTGCTTCCAGTTTATCTCTCTAAAGGTTTGGAATTCGATGCAGTGATTGTTGCCGATGCCGATACAGACCATTACGGTCATAACTCATGGGATGCTAAACTCATGTATGTGGGATGTACTCGTGCACTCCATGAATTGTGGATACTGCATGGTAAAGATGTTCCTAGTTATTTGAGGAACACAGAAGAGGATATTGCTATACAAGGATGGCCTGAATAA
- the dtd gene encoding D-aminoacyl-tRNA deacylase, which produces MKVVIQRCKKASVAVDGNIVGEISQGLMVLVGVTHEDTEKDAKYLAEKVVGLRIFEDEHGKMNFSVKDTGGAILSVSQFTLYSDCRKGKRPNFMAAAKPDIAEGLYDFFNHELESKGIQVETGRFGEMMDVSFTNWGPVTLIIDSRADA; this is translated from the coding sequence ATGAAAGTCGTTATCCAGCGTTGCAAAAAGGCTTCTGTTGCAGTGGATGGAAATATTGTGGGTGAGATTAGCCAAGGTCTTATGGTTCTAGTGGGTGTTACTCATGAAGACACTGAGAAGGACGCTAAGTATTTAGCAGAGAAGGTCGTGGGTCTACGTATTTTTGAAGACGAACATGGCAAAATGAATTTTAGCGTTAAAGATACGGGTGGAGCAATATTATCAGTATCTCAGTTCACATTATATAGCGATTGTCGTAAAGGTAAGAGACCAAATTTTATGGCTGCAGCCAAACCAGATATAGCTGAAGGACTTTATGATTTTTTTAACCACGAACTTGAGTCAAAAGGGATTCAAGTTGAAACTGGAAGATTTGGCGAGATGATGGATGTTTCCTTTACGAATTGGGGACCAGTAACTTTGATTATTGATAGCAGGGCAGACGCATAG